The following are encoded together in the Thiobacillus sp. SCUT-2 genome:
- a CDS encoding efflux RND transporter permease subunit produces the protein MSAGPPFVPGRGNLSRWAIEHPALVRFFIVLILLVGVRAYFHLGQAEDPPFTFKTMLVQARWPGATAQEVSEQLTERIEKRLQEMPELDFVQSYAKAGETALFVTLKETVRGRDVADAWYRVRKKIGDLKGELPAGVEGPFFNDEFGDTFGSIYAFTGDGFSRADLRRAAEEAQREVRRLPNVGKVELFGIVPEKIYLEVPAQKLATLDLTPQQITQAVQEQNGVVANGRIENGQLSIPLRISGSYTDVERLRETPIRVGARTLRLGDIAEVTRRYEDPPATEVRSQGEPAVLLGVSLADGGDVVAMGRDVAATMARLQRTLPVGVEIQQVHDQPSIVRRAVKLFMESFFEAVAIVLAVTFLALKWRAGLVVTLSIPVVLAITFTAMWLFDIGLHRISTGALIIALGLLVDDAIIAVEMIAHKLESGWGRFEAATYAFQSTAFPMLTGTLLTATAFLPIALAKSAVGEYTFAIFAVTTIALLASWAVAVVVTPYLGHVLLKPAHQVADEDAAYLTPFYRRFRAMVTWCLAHRRTVIALTVAALLVGLAAMQRVEKQFFPQSDRLEILVEMWLPEGASIEATRAEAVRLEGLLRHDRDVAHVVTYIGQGAPRFVLALDQRLANRNFAQLVVIARDIPARERELARIRALFDTQFPNVRGRAVRFEYGPPAGYPVQYRLSGNDIPRLKFEAEKLRRILAAQPQVTAVNLDWNEQSLAIRAQLDQDKIKALGLSSDAVGRLLALELSGATVTQFREDDQLIDVVLRIPRQEHRDVDALKTLPIGSFGGRSVTLGQVAHLAPVFEDGVIWRRDRLPTITVRGDPVGDTQPATIIESLAPRVAAFQAQLPPGFRLEVGGPVESSAKANAAIAASWPLIVISTLSLLMLQLGSFSRVMLVVLTAPLGLIGVAIALLASGRPMGFVALLGIISLAGMIMRNSVILVDQIRQDIARGLSQWDAVIESTVRRMRPISLTAAAAVLAMIPLSRSIFWGPMAVAVMGGLIAATLLTLFFLPALYAAWFRIKPE, from the coding sequence ATGAGCGCCGGCCCGCCCTTCGTCCCCGGGCGCGGGAACCTGTCGCGCTGGGCGATCGAGCACCCGGCGCTGGTGCGCTTCTTCATCGTGCTGATCCTGCTGGTCGGCGTGCGCGCCTACTTCCATCTGGGCCAGGCCGAGGATCCGCCGTTCACCTTCAAGACGATGCTGGTCCAGGCGCGGTGGCCCGGCGCGACGGCGCAGGAAGTGTCGGAGCAGCTGACCGAGCGCATCGAGAAGCGCCTGCAGGAGATGCCCGAACTCGACTTCGTGCAGAGCTACGCCAAGGCCGGCGAAACCGCGCTCTTCGTGACGCTCAAGGAAACCGTGCGCGGGCGCGACGTGGCCGATGCGTGGTACCGCGTGCGCAAGAAGATCGGCGATCTCAAGGGGGAATTGCCGGCCGGCGTGGAAGGCCCGTTTTTCAACGACGAGTTCGGCGACACCTTCGGTTCGATCTACGCCTTCACCGGCGACGGCTTCAGCCGCGCCGACCTGCGGCGCGCGGCGGAAGAGGCGCAGCGCGAGGTGAGGCGCCTGCCCAACGTCGGCAAGGTCGAACTGTTCGGCATCGTGCCGGAGAAGATCTACCTCGAAGTGCCTGCGCAGAAGCTGGCGACGCTCGACCTCACGCCGCAGCAGATCACGCAGGCGGTGCAGGAGCAGAACGGCGTCGTCGCCAATGGCCGGATCGAGAACGGCCAATTGTCGATCCCGCTGCGCATCAGCGGAAGCTACACCGACGTCGAGCGGCTGCGCGAAACGCCGATCCGCGTCGGGGCGCGCACCCTGCGCCTGGGCGACATCGCCGAGGTGACGCGCCGCTACGAGGATCCGCCCGCCACCGAAGTCCGTTCCCAGGGCGAGCCGGCGGTGCTGCTCGGCGTGTCGCTGGCGGACGGCGGCGACGTCGTCGCGATGGGACGCGACGTGGCGGCGACGATGGCGCGCCTGCAGCGGACGCTGCCGGTCGGCGTGGAGATCCAGCAGGTCCACGACCAGCCCAGCATCGTCCGCCGCGCGGTCAAGCTGTTCATGGAAAGCTTCTTCGAGGCGGTCGCGATCGTGCTGGCGGTCACCTTCCTCGCGCTCAAGTGGCGCGCGGGCCTGGTGGTGACGCTGTCGATCCCGGTCGTGCTGGCGATCACGTTCACCGCCATGTGGCTGTTCGATATCGGCCTGCACCGCATTTCCACCGGCGCGCTGATCATCGCGCTCGGCCTCCTGGTCGACGACGCGATCATCGCGGTGGAGATGATCGCGCACAAGCTCGAATCCGGCTGGGGGCGCTTCGAGGCGGCGACCTACGCCTTCCAGTCGACCGCCTTCCCGATGCTGACCGGCACGCTGCTGACCGCGACCGCGTTCCTGCCGATCGCGCTCGCCAAGTCGGCGGTGGGCGAATACACCTTCGCCATCTTTGCCGTGACGACGATCGCGCTGCTGGCGTCGTGGGCCGTCGCGGTCGTGGTGACGCCCTACCTGGGCCATGTGCTGCTGAAGCCGGCGCACCAGGTGGCCGACGAGGATGCGGCCTACCTGACGCCGTTCTACCGGCGCTTCCGTGCGATGGTGACCTGGTGCCTGGCGCATCGGCGTACCGTGATCGCCCTGACGGTCGCGGCGCTGCTCGTCGGGCTGGCCGCGATGCAGCGGGTCGAGAAGCAGTTCTTCCCGCAATCCGACCGCCTCGAGATCCTCGTCGAGATGTGGCTGCCGGAAGGCGCCTCGATCGAGGCCACGCGCGCGGAGGCGGTGCGGCTCGAGGGCCTGCTGCGGCACGACCGCGACGTCGCGCACGTCGTCACCTACATCGGCCAGGGCGCGCCGCGCTTCGTGCTCGCGCTGGACCAGCGGCTGGCCAATCGCAACTTCGCGCAGCTCGTCGTCATCGCCCGGGACATCCCTGCGCGCGAGCGCGAGCTTGCCCGCATTCGCGCGCTGTTCGACACGCAGTTCCCGAACGTGCGCGGACGCGCCGTGCGCTTCGAATACGGCCCGCCCGCCGGCTATCCGGTGCAGTACCGGCTGTCCGGCAACGACATCCCGCGCCTCAAGTTCGAAGCGGAGAAGCTGCGCCGCATCCTCGCCGCGCAGCCGCAGGTGACGGCCGTGAATCTCGACTGGAACGAGCAGTCGCTCGCGATCCGGGCGCAGCTCGACCAGGACAAGATCAAGGCGCTCGGGTTGAGCTCGGATGCCGTCGGCCGTCTGCTGGCGCTCGAGCTGTCCGGCGCGACCGTGACCCAGTTCCGCGAGGACGATCAGCTCATCGATGTCGTCCTGCGCATTCCGCGCCAGGAACATCGCGACGTCGACGCGCTGAAGACCCTGCCGATCGGCAGCTTCGGCGGCCGCAGCGTGACGCTCGGGCAGGTCGCCCACCTCGCGCCGGTGTTCGAGGACGGCGTGATCTGGCGGCGCGATCGCCTGCCGACGATCACGGTGCGCGGGGACCCGGTCGGCGACACCCAGCCGGCCACGATCATCGAGTCGCTCGCGCCCCGGGTGGCCGCCTTCCAGGCGCAGCTGCCGCCCGGCTTCCGCCTCGAGGTCGGCGGGCCGGTCGAGAGCAGCGCCAAGGCGAATGCCGCGATTGCCGCTTCGTGGCCGCTGATCGTGATCAGCACGCTGTCGCTGCTGATGCTCCAGCTCGGCAGCTTCTCGCGCGTCATGCTGGTGGTGCTGACGGCGCCGCTGGGCTTGATCGGGGTGGCGATCGCGCTGCTCGCGAGCGGGCGGCCGATGGGCTTCGTCGCGCTGCTGGGCATCATCTCGCTGGCCGGCATGATCATGCGCAACTCGGTGATCCTGGTCGACCAGATCCGCCAGGACATCGCGCGCGGGCTGTCGCAGTGGGACGCCGTGATCGAGTCGACGGTCCGGCGCATGCGGCCGATCAGCCTCACCGCCGCCGCCGCCGTGCTGGCGATGATCCCGCTGTCGCGCTCGATCTTCTGGGGGCCGATGGCGGTCGCGGTGATGGGCGGGTTGATCGCGGCCACGCTCCTCACGCTGTTTTTCCTGCCGGCCTTGTATGCGGCGTGGTTCCGGATTAAACCGGAATAA
- a CDS encoding efflux RND transporter periplasmic adaptor subunit yields MRPRFLPTLLVLVLASCGRDAPQAPPPDIRPVRAERVGVEAAVQGSRYAGEVRARYETDLAFRVGGRVRTRAVEVGSEVRAGQLIATLDPQDYALAARAARAQLAAAETDARLAQQDLQRFAELHARNFISAAELDRRRATADAAAARVRALRAEAARQDNQQAYTRLAAPHAGVVTAVAFEAGQVVAAGQPVARVAQRGEREVRIDVPENALQALRAERAPRIRLWAAPQKAYAGRLREVSPMADPATRTYSARVSLLDPDADVKLGMTATVEIGTAAAPRLSVAQTALFRVDGKPQVWVVDPRTHKVAARSVQIGGLDGTRAVIVSGLAAGEWVVTAGVHKIAPGQEVRLVAPERS; encoded by the coding sequence ATGCGCCCCCGATTCCTGCCGACCCTCCTCGTGCTCGTTCTGGCCAGCTGCGGGCGTGACGCGCCGCAGGCGCCGCCGCCCGACATCCGGCCGGTCCGCGCCGAGCGGGTGGGTGTGGAGGCGGCCGTGCAGGGCAGCCGTTACGCGGGGGAGGTGCGCGCGCGCTACGAGACCGACCTCGCGTTCCGCGTCGGCGGGCGGGTCCGGACCCGCGCGGTCGAGGTGGGCAGCGAAGTCCGGGCCGGACAGCTCATCGCCACGCTCGATCCGCAGGATTACGCGCTCGCGGCGCGCGCCGCGCGTGCGCAGCTGGCGGCCGCCGAGACGGACGCCAGGCTGGCGCAGCAGGACCTGCAGCGCTTTGCCGAACTGCATGCGCGCAACTTCATTTCCGCCGCCGAACTCGATCGTCGCCGCGCCACGGCCGATGCGGCCGCCGCGCGGGTGCGCGCGCTGCGCGCCGAGGCCGCGCGCCAGGACAACCAGCAGGCATACACGCGGCTGGCGGCACCGCATGCCGGCGTGGTGACGGCGGTGGCATTCGAGGCGGGGCAGGTCGTGGCGGCCGGGCAGCCGGTCGCGCGAGTGGCGCAGCGCGGCGAGCGCGAGGTGCGCATCGACGTTCCGGAAAATGCCCTGCAGGCCTTGCGCGCGGAACGTGCGCCGCGCATCCGGCTGTGGGCGGCGCCGCAGAAGGCGTATGCCGGGCGGCTGCGCGAGGTGTCGCCGATGGCCGACCCGGCGACCCGCACCTACAGCGCGCGCGTGAGCCTGCTCGATCCCGATGCCGACGTGAAGCTGGGCATGACGGCCACGGTCGAAATCGGCACGGCGGCAGCGCCCCGCCTGTCGGTCGCCCAGACGGCGCTGTTCCGGGTCGACGGCAAGCCGCAGGTCTGGGTGGTCGACCCGCGGACGCACAAGGTCGCGGCGCGCAGCGTGCAGATCGGCGGGCTCGACGGCACGCGCGCGGTCATCGTCTCGGGACTGGCCGCGGGTGAGTGGGTGGTGACGGCGGGAGTCCACAAGATCGCGCCCGGGCAGGAGGTGCGTCTGGTCGCGCCCGAGCGTTCATGA
- the dksA gene encoding RNA polymerase-binding protein DksA has product MPASPPPLTEAALLKMPASAYMNADQLAFFRRRLEALRDEMLSNAAETGVHLKENETFADPNDRATVEEEHMLEQRVRDRERKLLKKISSAIARIDSGEYGWCLETGDPIGLPRLLARPTAEYSIEAQERHEKQEKLHA; this is encoded by the coding sequence ATGCCTGCCTCGCCCCCTCCCCTTACCGAAGCCGCGTTGCTGAAAATGCCTGCCTCCGCCTACATGAACGCGGACCAGCTCGCCTTCTTCCGCCGCCGCCTCGAAGCGCTGCGCGACGAGATGCTGAGCAATGCCGCCGAGACCGGCGTGCATCTCAAGGAAAACGAGACCTTCGCCGACCCCAACGACCGCGCCACGGTCGAAGAGGAACACATGCTCGAGCAGCGCGTGCGCGACCGCGAACGCAAGCTGCTGAAGAAGATCTCTTCCGCGATCGCGCGCATCGACTCGGGCGAATACGGCTGGTGCCTCGAGACCGGCGACCCCATCGGCCTGCCGCGCCTGCTGGCCCGGCCCACGGCGGAATACTCGATCGAGGCGCAGGAGCGCCACGAGAAGCAGGAAAAGCTGCACGCCTGA